Proteins from a genomic interval of Rosa chinensis cultivar Old Blush chromosome 2, RchiOBHm-V2, whole genome shotgun sequence:
- the LOC112188261 gene encoding bromodomain-containing protein 2 codes for MGCDSKRRRREDVGDTTISSSKKQKLMQMTGLEQTQKLLCCGILQELIDHRHGSVAVRIPDSQEVRRPMDLSTVKSKLERDNYSSIDAFVADVRLTFLNSLWYYPHGDKQRAMAKNLGQVFEAKWKLRFPETRSSTLKASCSSLDRSVSPISPVSPLSLQQLNNNKREAKRSSRNLDEEKGSASAITCAVDKDKEHRIKRGLDEEKGSASAITCAVNKYKEHRIKRLREQARKEILRVEEAARLKVENPLQDLQQLKLLCSGGIKQDSCYRVYRWLTLEKLGIYLKRDELEDVDDEDEFRIGDWEEDGEQSPQTTKYYIHIWWHIIIIKYILLRSKIYSMYKNSCNGDRNFCR; via the exons ATGGGTTGCGATTCTAAAAGAAGGCGTAGAGAGGATGTGGGTGACACAACGATTTCATCATCCAAGAAGCAAAAGCTGATGCAGATGACAGGTTTGGAGCAGACCCAAAAGCTTCTTTGTTGCGGGATCTTGCAGGAGCTAATTGATCACCGTCATGGCTCTGTGGCTGTTCGAATCCCTGATTCTCAGGAGGTTCGAAGGCCTATGGATCTGTCCACCGTCAAATCCAAGTTGGAGAGAGACAACTACTCCAGTATTGATGCCTTTGTGGCCGATGTCAGGCTTACCTTCCTAAATTCGTTATGGTATTACCCTCATGGAGATAAACAGCGTGCAATGGCCAAGAATCTTGGTCAGGTTTTTGAGGCTAAGTGGAAATTACGGTTTCCTGAAACTAGGTCTTCAACCTTGAAAGCTTCTTGTTCTAGTTTGGATAGGTCTGTGTCTCCTATTAGTCCAGTGAGTCCATTAAGTCTTCAACaactcaacaacaacaaaagagagGCCAAGAGGTCATCCAGAAACCTTGACGAAGAGAAGGGTTCTGCTTCTGCTATCACTTGTGCAGTGGATAAAGATAAGGAACACCGAATCAAGCGCGGCCTTGACGAAGAGAAGGGTTCTGCTTCTGCTATCACTTGTGCAGTGAATAAATATAAGGAGCACCGAATCAAACGGCTAAGGGAACAGGCTCGTAAGGAAATTTTGAGGGTTGAAGAGGCTGCTCGATTGAAAGTCGAGAATCCTTTACAAGATCTTCAACAACTCAAGTTGTTGTGCAGTGGTGGCATCAAACAGGATTCTTGTTACAGGGTGTATCGTTGGTTGACACTTGAGAAGTTGGGCATCTATTTGAAGAGGGATGAACTTGAAGATgttgatgatgaggatgaatTTCGCATTGGAGATTGGGAAGAAG ATGGAGAACAGAGTCCACAAACAACTAAATATTACATCCACATATGGTggcatatcatcatcatcaagtaCATACTGCTACGTAGCAAAATTTATTCTATGTACAAAAATTCATGTAATGGTGACAGAAACTTTTGTAGGTGA